One Setaria viridis chromosome 5, Setaria_viridis_v4.0, whole genome shotgun sequence genomic region harbors:
- the LOC117859188 gene encoding uncharacterized protein: MRYTAREMEFMGGSTEVLVCNDRAASALTSLSNWLVLNNEANFDSREPKFTVARFMERLISGKILNWHKNNVLPTPENQRIIGEYFDITKRLCTGIKVNPVAGTAKFEDSREYDLFRILGAPLLHAPAFNEQVFPSLQEQLEPGQIGILYLNGEFNTICKHNGTVYMLVEDEALHNKNPSASWKTMVDEKEIFVAGDFSYTRAHINQKVYKCSKCLEEFCTEINYERHLEAHVPTSKAALNRSWNKDAFAKYWDQISDEDAYSILSHGDQTVEKSHGSPVDPIFKKWILGSEFLVTPPEVRDALKQLKQLKHLMERKREKPSSDVLLGILKVGSEGTFFSTNLPEGGFSFVEAGKSQNTTRTMLTYFSLRVEEVLAKKWYTEKTVQANVVMEELLAECTDPSEEYFPNFVSRKRLVRLFTLFNKDIVTALIRTGRKIAKRLLNYILKAHKAGHCWDGEWNILDIRVRGDGATLIIDKMPVNATKDGIVADLQKFIVLLRPYYKIEGIKGPAYFDEFHSDVMSLPELESEKFEIFQKFLADHMVFLPPTSTSNLLERLFKLCDDIRRQNADFDYRPLQRLDCIGWTKIRDTMPYSKMFHYDQSLSDPYKDHYWDLLRFVRNFSNRGLKYTQIDGVQSIEDPVILDIMVAYDLGRFITKLVLHVLYVFEKPKRLVSTWNAYKTSEDATEEIDEDGTEENEGI; the protein is encoded by the exons ATGAGGTACACGGCACGGGAGATGGAGTTCATGGGCGGATCTACAGAAGTTTTGGTCTGCAACGACAGGGCGGCTTCTGCCCTAACTTCTCTTTCGAATTGGTTGGTTTTGAACAATGAAGCCAATTTTGATTCCCGTGAACCCAAGTTTACAGTGGCCCGATTCATGGAAAGGCTTATTTCGGGAAAAATTTTGAACTGGCATAAGAACAATGTACTGCCAACGCCTGAGAATCAGCGAATAATTGGAGAGTACTTTGATATCACTAAGAGACTTTGCACGGGCATTAAGGTTAACCCTGTGGCTGG CACTGCCAAATTTGAGGATTCAAGAGAATATGATTTATTTCGCATTTTGGGAGCTCCACTACTCCATGCACCTGCATTCAATGAGCAG GTTTTTCCCTCTTTACAAGAGCAACTTGAGCCTGGACAAATTGGTATTTTGTATTTGAACGGGGAATTCAATACCATTTGTAAG CACAATGGTACTGTATACATGTTAGTAGAAGATGAAGCCCTTCACAACAAGAACCCTTCTGCTTCTTGGAAAACTATG GTCgatgaaaaagaaatatttgtaGCTGGTGACTTTTCATACACCAGG GCACACATCAACCAGAAAGTGTACAAGTGTTCGAAATGTTTGGAGGAATTCTGCACAGAAATTAATTATGAAAGACATCTTGAAGCTCATGTGCCAACTTCCAAAGCTGCTCTG AATCGTTCATGGAACAAGGACGCGTTTGCGAAATACTGGGATCAG ATTTCGGATGAAGATGCTTATAGCATCCTGTCTCATGGTGATCAAACTGTAGAG AAATCACATGGATCGCCTGTCGACCCAATTTTCAAGAAATGGATACTAGGATCAGAATTTCTTGTAACACCACCTGAGGTGAGGGATGCTCTGAAACAACTGAAACAACTGAAG CATTTGATGGAAAGGAAAAGGGAGAAGCCATCGTCTGATGTGCTTCTAGGTATCTTAAAAGTTGGAAGTGAGGGCACTTTCTTCTCCACCAATTTGCCCGAAGGAGGGTTTTCCTTTGTGGAGGCAGGCAAAAGTCAGAATACAACGAGAACCATGCTAACATATTTTAGCTTGAGAGTTGAAGAAGTGTTG GCTAAAAAGTGGTATACTGAAAAGACGGTGCAAGCAAATGTAGTGATGGAAGAACTTTTGGCGGAATGTACTGATCCAAG TGAAGAATATTTCCCAAACTTCGTATCAAGAAAAAGATTGGTTAGGTTGTTCACACTTTTCAATAAGGATATAGTCACAGCTTTGATACGAACTGGGAGGAAAATTGCTAAACGTCTGCTGAACTACATCTTGAAAGCTCATAAGGCTGGCCACTGCTGGGATGGGGAATGGAATATACTTGACATTCGGGTTCGTGGGGATGGTGCAACATTAATCATTGACAAGATGCCAGTAAATGCAACTAAAGATGGAATTGTTGCTGACCTTCAGAAGTTTATAGTCCTCTTGCGCCCGTATTACAAGATTGAAGGCATCAAGGGTCCAGCCTATTTTGACGAATTTCATTCTGATGTGATGTCTCTCCCTGAGCTTGAGTCTGAAAAATTTGAGATTTTCCAGAAGTTTCTTGCTGACCATATGGTTTTTCTGCCACCAACGTCCACGTCAAATTTGCTCGAAAGGCTCTTCAAATTGTGTGACGACATCCGTAGACAGAATGCAGATTTTGATTATCGTCCCCTTCAGCGCTTAGATTGCATTGGGTGGACAAAAATACGTGATACCATGCCATATAGCAAGATGTTCCACTATGACCAAAGCCTTTCAGACCCATACAAAGATCATTACTGGGATCTCCTCAGATTTGTGAGGAATTTCAGTAATCGTGGCTTGAAGTACACACAG ATCGATGGAGTCCAATCAATCGAAGATCCTGTTATACTAGATATTATGGTTGCATATGACCTTGGCAGATTTATTACAAAGCTGGTTCTGCATGTGTTATATGTGTTTGAAAAACCAAAAAG gCTTGTCAGCACCTGGAATGCATACAAAACATCCGA GGATGCAACTGAGGAAATCGATGAAGATGGGACTGAGGAAAATGAAGGGATTTGA
- the LOC117859186 gene encoding U-box domain-containing protein 45 — protein MDVMEAEEGPFLANDAKLHAGICRAFHPAVSKLSIIFPFIEASRPRSKSGIQALCSLHVALDKAKGLLQHCADSSRLYLAITSETVLLKFEKSRSQLQESLRRVESIVTEDISCKITEIVSELEEIVFTLDRSEKEAGDDVINLLQRNNKTNGSSDSGELDVFHMAALKLGITSSRAALTERRALKKLIEKARSDEDKRKELVVSYLYNLMRKYSKFFRSEAGDDTESQGSSPCSPTVLGMDDMYGPYGNGRAFSRQLLSVQSFNSRFGSFNSRLGSFNCRRGGGPRSENMSIPPEELRCPISLQLMYDPVIISSGQTYERVCIEKWFNDGHSTCPKTQQQLAHLSLTPNYCVKALIASWCEQNDFPVPDGPPGSFDVNWRLAYSDTEATGCVPVESFDSTNVKSVKVVPMESMRQEEPANSESGTLDDSSCNDFDLNEGYGNLLLLLHERSNMNKQCRLVEQIRYLLKDDEEARIQLGSNGFAEALVEFLRNAVNDGNEKAQEVGAMALFNLAVNNNRNKGLLLSAGVVDLLEQMISNPRLSGPSTALYLNLSCLPDAKAVIGSSQAVSFLVDCLYSQEAGDTKSSSCKHDALYTLYNLSNHQASVPALLTAGIVDALHCLLTESPASEGLGWTEKALAVLISLAATQAGRKEIMSTPGLVSTLATLLDTGELTEQEQAVSCLLVMCTADDKCIAPVLQEGVVPSLVSISAAGTGRGREKAQKLLKLFREQRQRDAPPPQQPQHQQQQSQLTEAGNGGGAIVCHRESKPLCKSKSRKLGRTLSSLWKNRGFSLYQC, from the exons ATGGACGTGATGGAGGCTGAAGAAGGTCCTTTTCTGGCTAATGATGCCAAG TTGCATGCAGGAATTTGTAGAGCATTTCATCCGGCGGTATCTAAGCTTTCCATCATTTTCCCTTTCATCGAAGCATCAAGACCCAGAAGCAAGTCTGGTATACAGGCATTGTGTTCACTACATGTAGCTCTAGATAAAGCCAAAGGGCTTCTTCAACATTGTGCAGATAGCAGCAGGCTCTACTTG GCCATCACTTCGGAAACTGTGCTTTTGAAGTTTGAGAAATCTAGAAGCCAGCTTCAGGAAAGTCTAAGGCGCGTTGAAAGCATAGTAACGGAAGATATCAGCTGTAAG ATTACAGAGATTGTTAGCGAGTTAGAGGAGATTGTCTTTACATTGGATCGGTCAGAGAAGGAAGCTGGCGATGATGTGATCAATTTGCTGCAGAGAAATAATAAAACAAATGGTTCCAGTGACAGTGGGGAGCTGGATGTCTTCCATATGGCTGCTCTAAAATTGGGAATTACATCTTCTAGGGCAGCACTCACTGAGAGAAGAGCCCTCAAGAAGCTAATTGAGAAGGCTCGTTCTGATGAAGACAAGCGGAAAGAGCTTGTTGTGTCATACTTGTACAATCTCATGAGGAAATACTCAAAATTCTTCAGAAGTGAGGCTGGTGACGATACAGAATCTCAAGGATCGTCTCCCTGCTCGCCTACAGTATTAGGCATGGATGACATGTACGGGCCCTACGGCAATGGCCGAGCATTCAGTAGACAGCTTTTGAGCGTTCAATCGTTCAATTCAAGGTTTGGATCTTTCAATTCTCGGCTCGGATCATTCAACTGCAGACGTGGCGGCGGTCCAAGGTCTGAAAATATGTCGATCCCTCCTGAAGAACTTAGGTGCCCTATTTCCTTACAGCTCATGTATGACCCAGTCATCATTTCATCTGGGCAGACTTATGAGCGTGTTTGCATTGAGAAATGGTTCAATGATGGTCACAGCACATGTCCAAAAACTCAGCAGCAACTTGCCCACCTGTCATTGACTCCAAACTACTGTGTCAAAGCCCTGATCGCCAGCTGGTGTGAGCAGAATGATTTTCCAGTTCCTGATGGTCCACCGGGATCTTTTGATGTAAATTGGAGACTTGCTTACTCAGACACTGAGGCTACAGGTTGCGTGCCTGTTGAAAGTTTTGATTCTACCAATGTGAAGAGTGTCAAGGTTGTCCCGATGGAGAGTATGAGACAGGAGGAGCCGGCAAACAGCGAATCAGGAACGCTGGATGACAGCTCTTGTAACGATTTCGATTTAAATGAGGGCTATGGGAACTTGCTGCTCTTGCTTCATGAAAGAAGCAACATGAACAAGCAGTGTAGGTTGGTGGAGCAGATAAGGTATCTTTTGaaagatgatgaggaagcaagGATCCAGCTAGGCTCAAACGGGTTTGCTGAGGCGCTAGTTGAGTTCTTGAGGAATGCCGTGAATGATGGAAATGAGAAGGCGCAGGAAGTTGGCGCCATGGCTCTTTTCAACCTCGCAGTCAACAATAACAG AAACAAAGGACTTCTGTTATCTGCTGGAGTTGTTGATCTACTCGAGCAGATGATATCAAATCCTCGCCTATCTGGTCCATCCACAGCACTGTACCTTAACCTTTCCTGCCTACCTGATGCGAAGGCCGTCATCGGTTCAAGCCAGGCTGTGTCATTCCTAGTCGACTGTCTGTACAGCCAAGAGGCCGGCGACACTAAAAGCAGTTCCTGTAAGCATGACGCCCTGTACACGTTGTACAACCTCTCGAACCACCAGGCCAGCGTCCCGGCGCTCCTTACCGCAGGTATCGTGGATGCTCTCCACTGTCTTCTCACCGAGTCTCCAGCTTCGGAGGGCCTCGGTTGGACAGAGAAGGCCCTTGCGGTGCTCATCAGCCTTGCAGCCACCCAGGCCGGCAGGAAGGAGATCATGTCCACACCGGGTTTGGTCAGCACATTAGCGACGCTGCTCGACACGGGCGAGCTgacggagcaggagcaggctgtGTCATGCCTCCTGGTGATGTGCACTGCCGACGACAAGTGCATCGCCCCGGTGCTCCAGGAAGGGGTGGTCCCATCCCTGGTCTCCATCTCGGCGGCTGGGACTGGGAGGGGTAGGGAGAAGGCCCAGAAGCTCCTGAAGCTATTCAGGGAGCAGAGGCAGCGAGATGCGCCGCCACCCCAGCAGCCAcaacatcagcagcagcagagccAGCTGACGGAGGCGGGAAACGGTGGTGGTGCCATCGTGTGCCACCGGGAGTCAAAGCCGCTGTGCAAGTCCAAGTCCCGGAAGCTGGGGCGGACATTGAGCTCTCTGTGGAAGAACAGAGGCTTCTCACTGTACCAGTGCTAG